The genomic DNA CACCACCGAATACCATGCCATCGATATTCAGCTGGACGCGCCGCAAGCGTTCTTCATTCCCAACTCGCAGCTCAAGGCCTTGCGCCGCGAAGTGATTGAAGCGCTGACGGCCGCCCGTGTGGCCGCGCACCCGCGTGGCGGACGCAAAGCCGAGACCACGCCACCGCCGGTGTACCCGGAAGCGCACCTGTCGTTCCTGGCCAACGTCTACAACCAGAAGGCCCGCGACTTCTACCACCGCCACGGCGTGAAGCTGATTGATGCAGCCTTCGAAGCCCACGAAGAAACCGGCGAAGTGCCGGTGATGATCACCAAGCACTGCCTGCGCTTCTCGTTCAACCTGTGCCCCAAACAGGCCAAGGGTGTCACGGGCGTGAAGACCAAAGTGGCGCCGATGCAGTTGATCCACGGCGACGAAGTGCTGACCCTGAAGTTCGACTGCAAACCCTGCGAAATGCACGTGGTCGGCAAGATCAAGGGCCACATCCTTGGCCTGCCGCAACCGGGCAGCGTGGTGGGCTATATCAGCCCGGATGACCTGCTCAAGACCATCCCGCGCGCACCGCACTGAGCCCTTGCCGTTTGCGCACCGAGAGGCACCACAGCGGAAACGGCAACGTCACCAGCAGCAGCAACCAGAGCAAGGCGTAGACACTGTCTACGCCTTCGTTTTGCAGATTGACGAACAACTTCACCGGTATGCCCTGCGGAAAGTAGGCAAACACCATCACAATCCCGAATTCGCCGATCACCCGCACCCACACGATCGCCAGCGCACTGGCCAGGGCGCGCCGGGTGACGGGCAATGTCACACGCAAAAACACCTGCACCGGCGAGCAGCCCAGGCCTCGAGCGGCATCCTCGACCGAGCGCGGCACCGACTCGAACGCCGTGCGCGCACACAAGATGTAATAGGCCAAACCGCCATAAAGCTGCGCGAGCACAAACGCCGGCCAATTGTTGTTCAGAGTAACGCCCAAATGACCGAGCGCTTCGCCCAAGGTGGCGTAAGGCCCGTAGGCGGTAACCAGCAAAATCCCCATCGCCAGCGGTGGTGTCAGTAAGGACACCAGCAACAGCGCCTCCACTGCCCGGCGCCAGGCTGAACGGCTGCGCGCCAGCCACAAGGCCGGCGGCGTGCCAAGCAACACGATCAACACCGTCGACACACTGCTCAACCCCAACGACACCCCGACTGCCGCGCCGTCGCCATAGGCCAGGTGCAAATGCGCCCAGGACGTGGCGCCTATCAGCGCCGCAAAGGGAATCGCCAACAACACCGTGGCGGGCACGCCCAGCCAGAGCGCTCGACTCAAAGCGCCCCGCCTTTGGGCTGGCCGTAACCATTGGCTTCAAACAACTTCTGGCCGTCGGCCGACTGCAGGAACTTCACGAAATCCTCGGCCTGTTGTGGATGCGCAGCGTTTTTCAGCACCACGGCGTAGAACACCAGCGGCTGGGGTTTGAGGGTTTGTGGCTGGCCGTTTTTGTCCGGCAGTTGCAGGTCGACAGTGTCGTACCAAGCCTTCGCGAAGGTCGG from Pseudomonas tolaasii NCPPB 2192 includes the following:
- a CDS encoding molybdate ABC transporter permease subunit → MSRALWLGVPATVLLAIPFAALIGATSWAHLHLAYGDGAAVGVSLGLSSVSTVLIVLLGTPPALWLARSRSAWRRAVEALLLVSLLTPPLAMGILLVTAYGPYATLGEALGHLGVTLNNNWPAFVLAQLYGGLAYYILCARTAFESVPRSVEDAARGLGCSPVQVFLRVTLPVTRRALASALAIVWVRVIGEFGIVMVFAYFPQGIPVKLFVNLQNEGVDSVYALLWLLLLVTLPFPLWCLSVRKRQGLSAVRAGWS